One segment of Brassica napus cultivar Da-Ae chromosome C3, Da-Ae, whole genome shotgun sequence DNA contains the following:
- the LOC106387318 gene encoding auxin efflux carrier component 2 has translation MITGKDMYDVLAAMVPLYVAMMLAYGSVRWWGIFTPDQCSGINRFVAVFAVPLLSFHFISSNDPYAMDYQFLAADSLQKVVILSALFLWQAFSRRGSLEWMITLFSLSTLPNTLVMGIPLLRAMYGDFSGNLMVQIVVLQSIIWYTLMLFLFEFRGAKLLISEQFPETAGSITSFRVDSDVLSLNGREPLETDAEIGDDGKLHVVVRRSSAASSMISSFNKSHGGGLNSSMITPRASNLTGVEIYSVQSSREPTPRASSFNQTDFYAMFNASKAPSPRHGYTNSYGGPGSGPGGDVYSLQSSKGVTPRTSNFDEEALKNAKKGGRGAKSMSGELYNNNSVPSYPPPNPMFKGSTSGASGVKKKESVSGGGGSGGGGEQNKEMNMFVWSSSASPVSEAHARNAITRGASTDSSTDPKAYLPPHENLASKAMHNLIENMTPGRKAHVEMDQEGNNEGKSGVNSSPYNGKKGSDVEDGGPGGPRKPQMPPASVMTRLILIMVWRKLIRNPNTYSSLFGLAWSLISFKWNIKMPTIMSGSISILSDAGLGMAMFSLGLFMALQPKIIACGKSVAVFAMAVRFLTGPAVIAATSIAIGLRGSLLHVAIVQAALPQGIVPFVFAKEYNVHPDILSTAVIFGMLVALPVTVLYYVLLGI, from the exons atgatCACCGGCAAAGACATGTATGACGTACTAGCGGCAATGGTGCCGCTATACGTAGCTATGATGCTTGCCTACGGTTCGGTACGGTGGTGGGGAATATTCACACCGGACCAATGTTCCGGTATAAACCGGTTCGTTGCGGTTTTTGCGGTTCCTCTTCTGTCTTTCCATTTCATTTCCTCCAATGATCCTTATGCCATGGATTACCAATTCCTCGCCGCCGATTCACTTCAGAAAGTCGTCATCCTCTCCGCACTCTTTCTTTGGCAG GCGTTTAGTCGGAGAGGAAGTCTAGAATGGATGATAACGCTATTTTCCCTATCGACACTGCCCAACACGTTGGTAATGGGAATTCCATTGCTCCGGGCGATGTACGGAGACTTTTCAGGCAACTTAATGGTGCAAATCGTGGTGCTTCAAAGTATTATATGGTATACACTAATGCTCTTCTTGTTCGAGTTCCGTGGTGCTAAGCTTCTCATCTCCGAGCAGTTCCCGGAAACCGCCGGTTCCATCACTTCTTTCCGAGTTGATTCTGACGTTCTATCTCTCAATGGCCGTGAACCCCTCGAG ACCGATGCGGAGATAGGTGACGACGGAAAGCTCCACGTGGTGGTCCGAAGATCAAGCGCTGCCTCATCGATGATCTCATCGTTCAACAAATCCCACGGCGGAGGACTTAACTCCTCCATGATCACGCCACGTGCCTCAAATCTCACTGGCGTCGAAATATACTCTGTCCAGTCGTCTAGAGAGCCAACGCCGAGAGCTTCGAGCTTTAACCAGACAGACTTTTACGCTATGTTTAACGCAAGCAAAGCTCCGAGCCCTCGTCACGGCTACACCAATAGCTATGGAGGCCCCGGATCAGGCCCCGGAGGAGATGTTTACTCTCTTCAGTCGTCTAAAGGAGTGACGCCGAGAACGTCAAATTTTGACGAGGAAGCTTTGAAGAACGCGAAGAAAGGAGGTAGAGGAGCGAAAAGTATGAGTGGTGAATTATACAACAATAACAGTG TTCCGTCGTACCCACCACCGAACCCGATGTTCAAGGGGTCAACGAGCGGAGCAAGTGGAGTCAAGAAAAAGGAAAGTGTAAGTGGTGGAGGAGGCAGCGGCGGAGGAGGAGAGCAGAACAAGGAGATGAACATGTTTGTGTGGAGTTCGAGTGCTTCTCCAGTGTCGGAAGCCCACGCGAGGAACGCTATTACCAGAGGTGCCTCCACCGATTCATCCACCGACCCTAAAGCTTATCTTCCACCTCACGAAAACCTCGCTTCCAAAG CGATGCACAATCTGATAGAGAACATGACACCCGGAAGAAAAGCACATGTGGAGATGGACCAAGAGGGTAATAACGAAGGGAAGTCAGGGGTAAATTCGTCACCTTACAACGGAAAGAAAGGCAGTGACGTGGAAGACGGTGGTCCCGGCGGTCCGAGGAAACCACAGATGCCGCCGGCCAGCGTGATGACGAGACTAATATTGATAATGGTTTGGAGAAAACTTATTCGAAACCCTAACACTTACTCTAGTCTCTTTGGCCTTGCCTGGTCCCTTATCTCCTTCAA GTGGAATATAAAGATGCCAACAATAATGAGTGGATCGATTTCGATATTATCTGATGCAGGTCTTGGCATGGCTATGTTTAGTCTTG GTCTCTTTATGGCATTGCAACCGAAGATAATTGCATGCGGAAAATCAGTGGCAGTCTTCGCGATGGCCGTGAGGTTCTTGACCGGACCAGCTGTAATCGCAGCCACCTCGATTGCAATTGGTCTTCGAGGCAGTCTCCTCCATGTCGCCATCGTTCAG GCTGCTCTTCCTCAAGGAATCGTTCCTTTTGTTTTCGCCAAGGAATATAACGTCCATCCTGATATTCTCAGCACTGC GGTTATATTCGGAATGCTGGTTGCTTTGCCTGTAACAGTACTCTACTACGTTCTTTTGGGCATTTAA
- the LOC106387317 gene encoding glyoxylase I 4 — MASIFRPSISLDLRPKVTCTNLSTKERLEFHNKSLRKEKLNIRLRGVKANQAQGTSVVTEEKELNNKTDYGVVGVHHVGLLCENLERSLEFYQKILGLEINEARPHDKLPYRGAWLWVGSEMIHLMELPNPDPLTGRPEHGGRDRHACIAIRDVSVLKEILDKAGIAYTMSKSGRPAIFTRDPDTNALEFTQV, encoded by the exons ATGGCGTCTATTTTCAGACCTTCAATTTCACTAGACCTACGACCAAAG GTGACTTGCACGAATCTCTCCACAAAAGAACGACTTGAGTTTCACAACAAGAGTCTGAGAAAAGAGAAGCTCAACATTAGGTTACGTGGAGTTAAAGCTAATCAAGCACAAGGGACTAGTGTGGTTACAGAAGAGAAAGAGCTTAACAACAAAACCG ATTATGGAGTTGTAGGGGTTCACCATGTTGGTCTGCTGTGTGAAAACCTAGAACGGTCACTCGAGTTTTACCAGAAGATTCTAGGCCTTGAGATCAACGAGGCGAGGCCACACGATAAGCTTCCCTATAGAGGAGCATGGTTATGGGTAGGTTCAGAGATGATTCATCTAATGGAGCTTCCAAATCCTGATCCATTAACTGGTAGACCCGAGCACGGTGGTCGAGATCGACATGCTTGTATCGCAATCCGAGATGTTTCAGTTCTGAAAGAGATTCTGGATAAAGCTG GGATTGCGTATACGATGAGTAAGTCAGGGAGGCCAGCGATATTCACTCGTGATCCAGACACAAACGCTCTTGAGTTTACTCAAGTTTGA
- the LOC106387314 gene encoding U-box domain-containing protein 34-like has product MVVMSNKFFESIGGAPTYSMVAVAVKGSVGDAVGGAASRRALRWTVENLLPNVDRLVLVHVMPTVTTIPSPSGSKIPVEELEESVVSMYKRDLRKEYEQVFVPFKKLCGSSKIETLLMEHDDPAKALLKYVSDSEVECLVLGSCSSSFLTRKKGQEMPLRVLREAPETCEIYVICKDRILTKSTNQLSPDSSSSFRIPQGAEAYTETFSRTRSDRTGLSASSMSSSGRKHSRRPASLPHSNPVSRVFSDAQSSTDIGLVDDEHTRSVIRHSIVSGNKMQLNPGANIKTPKSDVKSEVAQLRKEVETTLSMYKQACEELVHKQTQVKSLSSECIKETRRVITALEKEEMLRKAAAEEKEKHLKAVKEVQEAKSMLAKEFCDRQLAELSALKQSIEKQKVIDQLFLKDGRYRKYTKEEIAAATDNFSSRKIIGEGGYGKVYKCSLDHTPVALKVLKPDSIEKKEEFLREISVLSQLRHPHVVLLLGACPDNGCLVYEYMENGSLDAHISPKKGKPSLSWFIRFRIIYETACGLAFLHNSKPEPIVHRDLKPGNILLDRNFVSKIGDVGLAKLMSEESPDSVTVYRNSIIAGTLYYMDPEYQRTGTIRPKSDLYAFGIIILQLLTARHPNGLLFCVEDAVKRGCFGDMLDGSVRDWPMAEAEELARIAIKCSQLKCRDRPDLDTQVLPALKRILESANERLKREQDNVRPPSHYYCPILKEIMEDPYIAADGFTYEGRAIRAWIQHNQNVSPVTKHRLKHCDLTPNHTLKSAIQEWRSRSRLDLSTTLGSF; this is encoded by the exons ATGGTGGTGATGTCGAACAAGTTCttcgaatcgatcggcggagcTCCGACTTACTCAATGGTAGCCGTCGCGGTCAAAGGATCCGTCGGCGACGCAGTAGGAGGAGCTGCTAGCCGCCGCGCTCTTCGCTGGACCGTCGAGAATCTCCTCCCCAACGTCGATCGGTTGGTTCTAGTTCACGTCATGCCTACCGTCACCACTATTCCATCTCCTT cTGGATCGAAGATTCCGGTGGAGGAATTGGAGGAGAGTGTTGTGTCGATGTATAAGCGAGATCTGAGGAAGGAGTACGAGCAGGTCTTCGTGCCGTTCAAGAAACTCTGCGGTTCGAGTAAA ATTGAGACGTTGTTGATGGAACATGATGATCCCGCGAAGGCGCTTTTGAAGTACGTATCAGATAGTGAGGTTGAGTGTTTAGTGCTTGGCTCTTGCTCCTCTAGTTTCCTCACAAG GAAAAAAGGACAAGAAATGCCATTAAGAGTATTACGAGAAGCTCCAGAGACATGTGAGATATATGTTATCTGCAAAGATAGAATATTAaccaaatcaaccaatcagttATCTCCAG ATTCATCATCTAGTTTCCGTATACCACAAGGAGCAGAAGCTTATACAGAAACTTTCAGCCGCACACGCTCAGATAGGACAGGCTTGTCAGCTTCATCCATGTCATCCTCAGGCAGGAAGCACAGTCGAAGGCCTGCCTCTTTGCCGCATAGTAATCCAGTCTCTCGAGTGTTTTCCGATGCACAGTCTTCCACTGACATCGGTTTGGTCGATGACGAACACACCCGTTCTGTTATTAGACATAGTATTGTCTCCGGTAATAAAATGCAGTTGAATCCTGGAGCTAACATAAAAACACCAAAG TCTGATGTTAAGTCTGAAGTAGCGCAGCTAAGGAAAGAAGTAGAAACCACTCTTTCCATGTACAAACAAGCTTGTGAAGAGCTAGTTCATAAACAAACACAG GTCAAGTCTCTTTCCTCTGAGTGTATTAAAGAAACGAGAAGGGTCATAACTGCTCTGGAAAAGGAAGAAATGCTGAGAAAAGCAGCAgcagaagagaaagaaaagcaTCTAAAAGCCGTAAAAGAAGTCCAAGAAGCAAAATCAATGCTGGCCAAAGAGTTCTGCGACAGGCAACTAGCCGAGCTAAGCGCTCTCAAGCAATCCATAGAGAAACAGAAAGTCATCGACCAGCTCTTCCTGAAAGACGGGCGATACAGAAAGTACACAAAAGAAGAGATAGCTGCAGCCACAGATAACTTCTCTTCCCGTAAAATAATCGGTGAAGGAGGATACGGTAAAGTATACAAATGCAGCCTCGATCACACCCCGGTGGCTCTCAAAGTTCTCAAACCTGATTCTATcgagaagaaagaagaatttTTAAGAGAG ATCTCTGTCTTAAGCCAGCTTCGACATCCTCATGTTGTCCTTCTCCTCGGTGCCTGTCCTGATAATGGCTGCCTTGTCTATGAGTACATGGAGAATGGTAGCTTAGATGCTCACATCTCTCCCAAAAAGGGGAAACCATCTCTGTCATGGTTCATAAGATTCAGAATCATCTATGAAACGGCATGTGGCTTAGCTTTCCTCCACAACTCAAAACCCGAGCCAATCGTCCACCGCGACCTCAAGCCGGGAAACATTCTCTTAGACAGAAACTTCGTTAGCAAAATAGGCGACGTCGGACTCGCCAAACTCATGTCAGAAGAGTCACCAGACAGCGTCACGGTTTACAGAAACTCGATCATCGCCGGTACACTCTACTACATGGACCCTGAGTACCAGAGAACCGGGACCATCAGACCGAAGTCGGATCTTTACGCGTTTGGAATCATAATCCTCCAGCTTTTGACCGCCAGGCATCCCAACGGTCTTCTTTTCTGCGTTGAGGACGCGGTTAAGAGAGGCTGTTTCGGAGATATGTTAGATGGATCGGTCAGAGACTGGCCCATGGCCGAAGCGGAAGAGCTGGCTCGCATCGCGATCAAGTGTTCGCAGCTCAAGTGCAGAGACAGACCGGATCTTGATACGCAAGTCTTGCCTGCTCTCAAACGGATTCTTGAATCTGCAAATGAGAGACTCAAGAGAGAACAAGATAACGTACGACCACCAAGTCATTATTACTGTCCAATTCTTAAG GAGATAATGGAAGATCCATATATAGCAGCTGATGGATTCACGTACGAAGGAAGAGCGATAAGAGCTTGGATTCAACATAATCAAAATGTGTCTCCTGTGACTAAACATCGGCTCAAACATTGCGATCTCACACCAAACCATACACTCAAATCAGCTATACAAGAGTGGCGATCTCGTTCACGCCTAGACCTCTCTACTACTCTTGGCTCCTTTTGA